A single genomic interval of Streptomyces sp. NBC_00663 harbors:
- the rplM gene encoding 50S ribosomal protein L13 — translation MRTYSPKPGDVTRQWHVIDAQDVVLGRLATTAANLLRGKHKPTYAPHMDMGDFVIIINADKVHLSGNKRTQKMAYRHSGYPGGLRSVRYDDLLRDNPEKAVEKAIKGMVPKNSLGRQMLSKLKVYSGDQHPHAAQQPVPFEITQVAQ, via the coding sequence GTGCGTACGTACAGCCCTAAGCCCGGCGATGTGACTCGCCAGTGGCACGTCATTGACGCTCAGGACGTCGTCCTGGGCCGTCTGGCCACCACCGCCGCGAACCTCCTCCGTGGCAAGCACAAGCCGACCTATGCCCCGCACATGGACATGGGCGACTTCGTCATCATCATCAACGCCGACAAGGTGCACCTGTCCGGCAACAAGCGGACCCAGAAGATGGCGTACCGCCACTCCGGCTACCCGGGTGGTCTGCGTTCCGTCCGCTACGACGACCTGCTCCGTGACAACCCGGAGAAGGCCGTCGAGAAGGCCATCAAGGGCATGGTGCCCAAGAACTCCCTGGGCCGTCAGATGCTTTCGAAGCTGAAGGTCTACTCGGGCGACCAGCACCCGCACGCTGCCCAGCAGCCGGTGCCGTTCGAGATCACCCAGGTCGCGCAGTAG
- the glmM gene encoding phosphoglucosamine mutase has protein sequence MGRLFGTDGVRGIANADLTAEMALGLSVAAAHVLAEAGTFEGHRPTAVVGRDPRASGEFLEAAVVAGLASAGVDVLKVGVLPTPAVAYLTGVLGADLGVMLSASHNAMPDNGVKFLARGGHKLDDELEDRIESIYESHRHGEPWERPTGAGVGRVREYKEGFDQYVAHLIAVLPNRLDGLKIVLDEAHGAAARVSPEAFSRAGAEIITIGADPNGLNINDGCGSTHLGLLKAAVIEHGAAFGIAHDGDADRCLAVDHTGEEVDGDQIMAVLALAMRERSALRADTVVATVMSNLGFKLALEREGLTLVQTAVGDRYVLESMKEHGYALGGEQSGHVIILDHATTGDGTLTGLLLAARVAETGRSLRELAGVMERLPQVLINVPDVDRSRVGSSAELAAAVSEAERELGETGRVLLRPSGTEPLVRVMVEAADIDQARSVAGRLADAVKSALG, from the coding sequence GTGGGACGACTCTTCGGCACGGACGGCGTGCGCGGCATCGCCAACGCGGACCTGACCGCCGAGATGGCGCTCGGTCTGTCCGTCGCGGCGGCCCACGTGCTGGCCGAGGCGGGTACTTTCGAGGGCCACCGGCCGACGGCGGTGGTCGGGCGGGACCCGCGCGCGTCCGGGGAGTTCCTGGAGGCCGCCGTGGTGGCGGGCCTGGCGAGCGCCGGCGTCGACGTCCTCAAGGTCGGTGTGCTGCCGACCCCGGCCGTGGCGTACCTCACGGGCGTCCTCGGCGCCGACCTCGGCGTCATGCTCTCCGCCAGCCACAACGCGATGCCCGACAACGGCGTCAAGTTCCTCGCCCGCGGCGGGCACAAGCTCGACGACGAGCTGGAGGACCGGATCGAGTCGATCTACGAGTCCCACCGGCACGGCGAGCCCTGGGAGCGGCCCACCGGCGCCGGCGTCGGGCGGGTGCGTGAGTACAAGGAGGGCTTCGACCAGTACGTCGCCCATCTCATCGCCGTCCTCCCGAACCGGCTCGACGGGCTGAAGATCGTCCTCGACGAGGCGCACGGCGCCGCCGCGAGGGTGTCGCCGGAGGCGTTCTCCCGGGCCGGTGCCGAGATCATCACGATCGGGGCCGACCCGAACGGGCTCAACATCAACGACGGGTGCGGGTCCACGCACCTGGGGCTGCTGAAGGCCGCCGTCATCGAGCACGGGGCCGCCTTCGGCATCGCGCACGACGGAGACGCGGACCGGTGCCTCGCCGTCGACCACACCGGTGAGGAGGTCGATGGCGATCAGATCATGGCCGTGCTGGCGCTGGCCATGCGGGAGCGGTCCGCGCTGCGGGCCGACACCGTTGTCGCGACCGTGATGTCCAATCTCGGGTTCAAGCTGGCGCTTGAGCGGGAGGGACTGACGCTGGTGCAGACGGCTGTGGGGGACCGGTATGTGCTGGAGTCGATGAAGGAGCACGGGTACGCGCTCGGGGGTGAGCAGTCCGGGCACGTGATCATTCTGGATCACGCCACCACCGGGGACGGGACGCTCACCGGGCTGCTGCTCGCGGCGCGGGTCGCGGAGACCGGGCGGTCGCTGCGGGAACTCGCCGGTGTGATGGAGCGGTTGCCGCAGGTGCTGATCAATGTGCCTGATGTGGACCGGTCACGGGTCGGGAGTTCGGCGGAGCTTGCTGCTGCCGTTTCTGAGGCTGAGCGGGAACTCGGGGAGACGGGGCGGGTGTTGTTGCGGCCTTCCGGGACCGAGCCGTTGGTTCGGGTGATGGTTGAGGCGGCGGATATCGATCAGGCGCGGTCTGTGGCTGGGCGGTTGGCCGATGCGGTGAAGTCGGCGCTGGGCTAG
- the rpsI gene encoding 30S ribosomal protein S9: MAETTAEQPVEETETELVDIDSYTTESDVPVEGEYTSESMASRFGDPQPAAGLGRRKNAIARVRIVPGTGKWKINGRTLEDYFPNKVHQQEVNEPFKVLELEGRYDVIARIAGGGVSGQAGALRLGVARALNEADVDNNRGALKKAGFLRRDDRAVERKKAGLKKARKAPQYSKR; the protein is encoded by the coding sequence GTGGCCGAGACCACCGCTGAGCAGCCGGTCGAAGAGACCGAGACCGAGCTCGTCGACATCGACAGCTACACCACCGAGTCGGACGTTCCCGTCGAGGGCGAGTACACGTCCGAGTCCATGGCGTCCCGCTTCGGCGACCCCCAGCCGGCCGCCGGCCTGGGCCGTCGCAAGAACGCCATCGCCCGCGTCCGGATCGTCCCGGGCACCGGCAAGTGGAAGATCAACGGTCGCACCCTCGAGGACTACTTCCCGAACAAGGTGCACCAGCAGGAAGTCAACGAGCCCTTCAAGGTGCTCGAGCTCGAGGGCCGCTACGACGTCATCGCCCGCATCGCGGGTGGCGGTGTCTCCGGTCAGGCCGGTGCGCTCCGTCTCGGTGTCGCCCGTGCGCTGAACGAGGCCGACGTCGACAACAACCGTGGCGCCCTCAAGAAGGCCGGCTTCCTCCGCCGCGACGACCGTGCGGTCGAGCGCAAGAAGGCCGGTCTGAAGAAGGCCCGTAAGGCTCCGCAGTACAGCAAGCGTTAA